In one Pseudomonas sp. R84 genomic region, the following are encoded:
- the glcD gene encoding glycolate oxidase subunit GlcD, whose protein sequence is MNILYDERLDGPLPKVNKAEFLKALQQALPDLDILWREEELKPYECDGLSAYRTTPMLVALPRRLEQVQTLLKLCHQKNVPVVARGAGTGLSGGALPLEQGLLLVMARFNNILHIDPAARTARVQPGVRNLAISQAAAPFGLYYAPDPSSQIACSIGGNVAENAGGVHCLKYGLTVHNLLKIEVLTIEGERLTLGSDALDSAGFDLLALFTGSEGLLGIITEVTVKLLPKPQVAKVLLASFDSVEKAGRAVAEIIAAGIIPGGLEMMDNLAIRAAEDFIHAGYPVDAEAILLCELDGVEADVHDDCQRVREVMTAAGATEVRQARDEAERVRFWAGRKNAFPAIGRLSPDYYCMDGTIPRRELPGVLQGIARLGEEYGLRVANVFHAGDGNMHPLILFDANQPGELHRAEALGGKILELCVQVGGSITGEHGVGREKINQMCAQFNNDELSLFHAVKTAFDPQGLLNPGKNIPTLHRCAEFGAMHIHAGQLPFPELERF, encoded by the coding sequence ATGAACATTCTTTATGACGAACGCCTCGACGGCCCGTTACCGAAGGTGAACAAGGCCGAATTCCTCAAGGCATTGCAGCAAGCGCTGCCTGACCTCGACATTTTGTGGCGCGAGGAAGAACTCAAACCCTACGAATGCGACGGCCTCTCCGCCTACCGCACCACGCCGATGCTGGTCGCCCTGCCCCGACGACTTGAGCAAGTGCAAACCCTGCTCAAACTCTGCCATCAGAAGAACGTCCCGGTGGTTGCGCGTGGCGCCGGTACCGGGTTGTCCGGCGGCGCCTTGCCGCTGGAACAGGGCCTGCTGCTGGTGATGGCGCGCTTCAATAATATCCTGCACATCGATCCCGCCGCCCGCACTGCGCGGGTGCAACCGGGGGTGCGTAATCTGGCGATTTCCCAGGCAGCCGCGCCTTTCGGTCTGTATTACGCGCCGGATCCGTCCTCGCAAATCGCCTGTTCGATCGGCGGCAACGTCGCCGAAAATGCTGGCGGCGTGCATTGCCTCAAGTACGGTTTGACCGTGCACAACCTGCTGAAAATCGAAGTGCTGACCATTGAAGGCGAACGCCTGACCCTGGGTTCGGACGCGCTCGACTCAGCGGGTTTCGATCTGCTCGCGTTGTTCACCGGTTCCGAAGGCTTGCTGGGGATCATCACCGAAGTCACGGTCAAACTGCTGCCCAAACCGCAAGTCGCGAAAGTCCTGCTGGCCAGTTTCGATTCCGTGGAAAAGGCCGGCCGCGCAGTCGCCGAAATCATCGCGGCGGGGATCATTCCCGGCGGCCTGGAGATGATGGACAACCTCGCCATTCGCGCCGCTGAAGATTTCATCCACGCCGGTTATCCGGTCGATGCTGAGGCGATTCTGCTGTGCGAACTCGATGGTGTCGAAGCCGATGTCCACGACGATTGCCAACGGGTGCGCGAGGTCATGACCGCGGCCGGCGCCACCGAAGTTCGTCAGGCCCGCGACGAAGCCGAGCGCGTGCGCTTCTGGGCCGGGCGCAAAAATGCGTTTCCCGCGATCGGCCGTTTGTCACCGGACTACTACTGCATGGACGGCACCATCCCGCGCCGCGAATTGCCCGGCGTCTTGCAAGGCATCGCCCGCCTCGGCGAAGAATATGGATTGCGCGTGGCCAACGTGTTCCATGCCGGTGATGGCAACATGCACCCGCTGATTCTGTTCGACGCCAACCAACCCGGCGAGCTGCACCGCGCCGAAGCCTTGGGCGGCAAGATCCTCGAACTGTGCGTGCAGGTCGGCGGCAGCATCACCGGCGAACACGGCGTCGGCCGCGAGAAAATCAATCAGATGTGCGCGCAATTCAACAACGACGAACTAAGCCTGTTCCATGCAGTAAAAACCGCGTTCGACCCACAAGGCCTGCTCAACCCCGGCAAGAACATTCCGACCCTGCACCGCTGCGCCGAATTCGGCGCGATGCACATTCACGCCGGGCAATTGCCCTTCCCCGAACTGGAGCGTTTCTGA
- the glcF gene encoding glycolate oxidase subunit GlcF translates to MQTTLSEQSRQLPRAAEAEKILRTCVHCGFCNATCPTYQLLGDELDGPRGRIYLIKQVLEGAPATAQTQLHLDRCLSCRNCETTCPSGVDYHNLLDIGRAVVDHAVPRPAAQRLLREGLRALAPNPGLFKGLLRVGTTFRPLLPRLLESKLPQHLPFSGLRPAPRHARQVLLLEGCVQPGLSPNTNDATARVLDRLGISVTPVAEAGCCGALDYHLDAQAKGLDRARQNIDAWWPNLQNGAEAIVQTASGCGAFIKDYGHLLEDDPLYAAKAREISERTLDLVQILAQEPLEQICAATERRIAVHCPCTLQHALKLGGAVEAVLTRLGFNLAAVPDGHLCCGSAGTYSLTQPVLARQLRDNRLNALESGRPELIVTSNVGCQSHLASAGRTRVMHWIELVDQSLAE, encoded by the coding sequence ATGCAAACCACCCTCAGCGAACAGTCACGGCAACTGCCCCGCGCCGCCGAGGCGGAAAAGATTCTGCGCACCTGCGTGCATTGCGGCTTTTGCAACGCGACCTGCCCGACCTATCAGTTACTCGGCGATGAACTGGATGGCCCGCGCGGGCGCATCTACCTGATCAAGCAAGTGCTCGAAGGTGCGCCGGCCACTGCACAGACGCAACTGCATCTGGACCGCTGCCTGTCGTGCCGTAACTGCGAAACCACCTGCCCGTCCGGCGTCGACTATCACAACCTGCTCGACATCGGCCGCGCGGTGGTCGATCACGCGGTGCCACGTCCGGCCGCGCAACGCCTATTGCGCGAAGGGTTGCGCGCATTGGCGCCGAATCCGGGGTTGTTCAAAGGCTTGCTGCGGGTAGGCACGACGTTCCGGCCGCTGTTGCCGCGCTTGCTTGAAAGCAAACTGCCGCAGCATCTGCCGTTTTCCGGTTTGCGTCCCGCCCCGCGCCATGCCCGGCAAGTGCTGCTGCTTGAAGGCTGCGTACAACCGGGGTTATCGCCAAACACCAATGACGCCACGGCGCGGGTGCTGGATCGCTTGGGCATCAGCGTCACCCCGGTGGCCGAGGCCGGGTGTTGCGGCGCATTGGACTATCACCTCGACGCCCAGGCCAAAGGCCTCGACCGTGCCCGGCAGAACATCGATGCCTGGTGGCCGAACCTGCAAAACGGCGCCGAAGCGATTGTGCAGACCGCCAGCGGTTGCGGCGCATTCATCAAGGATTACGGGCATTTGCTGGAAGACGATCCGCTGTATGCGGCCAAGGCCCGGGAAATCAGCGAGCGGACGCTGGATCTGGTGCAGATACTCGCGCAGGAACCGCTCGAACAGATCTGCGCCGCCACTGAACGGCGGATTGCCGTGCATTGCCCGTGCACTTTGCAGCACGCGTTGAAACTGGGCGGCGCGGTGGAAGCCGTGCTGACACGCCTCGGTTTCAACCTCGCCGCCGTGCCCGACGGCCATTTGTGCTGCGGCTCGGCAGGCACGTATTCGCTGACGCAACCGGTGCTGGCCCGGCAACTGCGCGACAACCGCCTCAATGCGCTGGAGAGTGGCCGCCCTGAGCTGATCGTCACTTCCAACGTCGGCTGCCAGAGTCATCTGGCCAGCGCCGGACGCACGCGGGTGATGCACTGGATCGAACTGGTGGATCAGTCGTTGGCAGAATGA
- the tssI gene encoding type VI secretion system tip protein TssI/VgrG, with protein sequence MFAPANETHFALTIEGLSADFQVFTLTGREAISQPFVFEVELVSEQPSLDLETLLHKPAFLQLSPDGSGIHGQIYRAAQGDSGKRLTRYSVTLRPQLSYLAHRVNQRIFQNLTVPKIIGMVLEEHGIQSNAYEFKTGSIYPERIYCVQYDESDLHFIQRLCEEEGIHYHFEHTATAHKLLFGDDQTVFPKLKPVAYQQDSGMVASDPVIKRFDLRLETRTSRTTRRDYDFEKPRLTLESENRGDALPDLEDYDYPGRFIDRERGKHLAKRALERHRSDFKLAEGKSDQPLLVSGHFLALTAHPKAKWNDLWLLTEVHHEGKQPQVLEESVTSDTTALKDDFHQGYRNRFQATPWDVPNRPPLRHPKPRILGSQSAVVTGPKGEEIHCDEYGRVKVQFHWDREGEADDKTSCWLRVSSAWAGAQYGGIAIPRIGMEVLVTFLEGDPDQPLISGCLYHKENTVPYPLPANKTRSTFKTLSSMGGGGYNELRIEDKKGQEQIYLHAQRDWDENIEHDQKIRVGNERHDTVEQNSYSEFKAEEHHTVYADRKVETRANDHLTVGVNQHIKIGTGQFIDAGQEIHLSSGMKVVMEAGSELTLIGGGSFIKIDAGGVTMSGPVINMNSGGSPGSGTGAAPLLPGVVKQADADKAGKVLVPPMTNPFVRKSVQGLPLVPICGKQANGACSREVCPCLNG encoded by the coding sequence ATGTTCGCGCCGGCCAATGAAACCCACTTTGCCCTGACCATCGAAGGCCTTTCCGCCGATTTCCAGGTGTTTACCCTCACCGGTCGGGAAGCCATCAGCCAGCCTTTTGTGTTCGAGGTGGAGCTGGTCAGTGAGCAGCCGTCGCTGGACCTCGAAACCCTGCTGCACAAACCGGCCTTCCTGCAACTGTCGCCCGACGGCAGCGGCATCCACGGTCAGATCTACCGCGCCGCGCAAGGTGATTCCGGCAAACGCCTGACCCGTTACTCGGTGACCCTGCGCCCGCAACTGTCCTACCTGGCGCATCGCGTCAACCAGCGCATCTTCCAGAACCTCACCGTACCGAAAATCATCGGCATGGTCCTCGAAGAGCACGGCATTCAAAGCAACGCCTACGAATTCAAGACCGGTTCGATTTATCCCGAGCGCATCTACTGCGTGCAATACGATGAGTCGGACCTGCATTTCATCCAGCGCCTGTGCGAAGAAGAAGGTATCCACTACCACTTCGAGCACACGGCAACGGCGCACAAACTGCTGTTCGGCGATGACCAGACGGTGTTCCCGAAACTCAAGCCTGTGGCCTATCAGCAAGACTCCGGCATGGTCGCCAGCGACCCGGTGATCAAGCGTTTCGACCTGCGCCTGGAAACCCGCACCAGCCGCACCACCCGCCGCGATTACGACTTCGAGAAACCGCGCCTCACCCTCGAAAGCGAAAACCGCGGCGACGCCCTGCCCGACCTCGAAGACTACGATTACCCAGGTCGTTTCATCGACCGCGAGCGCGGCAAACACCTGGCCAAACGCGCCCTCGAACGTCATCGCAGTGATTTCAAGCTGGCTGAAGGCAAGAGCGATCAACCGTTGCTGGTCAGCGGCCACTTCCTCGCCCTGACCGCGCACCCGAAAGCCAAATGGAATGACCTCTGGCTGCTCACCGAAGTCCACCACGAAGGCAAGCAGCCGCAGGTCCTCGAAGAGTCGGTGACCAGCGACACCACCGCACTCAAAGACGATTTCCACCAGGGCTACCGCAACCGCTTCCAGGCCACCCCGTGGGACGTGCCGAACCGCCCGCCCCTGCGCCACCCGAAACCGCGCATCCTCGGCAGCCAGAGCGCTGTGGTCACCGGCCCGAAAGGTGAAGAGATCCACTGCGACGAATACGGCCGCGTCAAAGTCCAGTTCCACTGGGACCGCGAAGGCGAAGCCGACGACAAAACCAGCTGCTGGCTGCGCGTCTCCAGCGCCTGGGCTGGCGCGCAATACGGCGGCATCGCCATCCCACGCATCGGCATGGAAGTGCTGGTCACCTTCCTTGAGGGCGACCCCGATCAACCGCTGATCAGCGGCTGCCTGTACCACAAGGAAAACACCGTCCCCTATCCACTGCCGGCGAACAAGACCCGCAGCACCTTCAAGACCCTCAGTTCCATGGGCGGTGGCGGCTACAACGAACTGCGCATCGAAGACAAAAAAGGTCAGGAACAGATCTACCTGCACGCCCAGCGCGACTGGGACGAAAACATCGAGCACGACCAGAAAATCCGCGTCGGCAACGAACGCCACGACACCGTCGAGCAAAACAGCTACAGCGAATTCAAAGCCGAAGAACACCACACCGTCTACGCCGACCGCAAAGTCGAAACCCGCGCCAACGACCACCTGACTGTCGGCGTGAACCAGCACATCAAGATCGGCACCGGCCAGTTCATCGACGCAGGCCAGGAAATCCACCTCAGCAGCGGCATGAAAGTGGTGATGGAAGCCGGTAGTGAGCTGACCCTGATCGGTGGCGGCAGCTTTATCAAGATCGATGCTGGTGGCGTGACCATGAGCGGGCCGGTGATCAACATGAACTCCGGGGGTAGTCCGGGGAGTGGCACCGGCGCGGCTCCTTTGTTGCCGGGCGTCGTGAAACAGGCTGACGCTGACAAGGCTGGCAAGGTGTTAGTCCCGCCAATGACCAATCCGTTTGTACGAAAAAGCGTTCAAGGCCTGCCCCTTGTTCCGATCTGTGGAAAGCAAGCCAATGGCGCTTGCTCGCGAGAGGTTTGCCCATGTCTGAATGGCTGA
- the glcE gene encoding glycolate oxidase subunit GlcE, protein MADVDAASALLDQVNEARANATPLKIQGGNSKAFLGREVAGEVLDTRAHCGIVRYEPTELVVTARAGTPLSELFAALDAAGQMLPCEPPAFGEGATVGGMIATGLSGPRRPWSGSVRDFVLGTRVITGLGQHLRFGGEVMKNVAGYDLSRLMAGSYGCLGVLTEVSLKVLPKPRQCLSIRLDMDCSLALAKLAEWGQQPLPISAACHDGQSLYLRLEGGEGSVTAAHQRLGGEPLDSGFWRDLNEQRLAFFNEGLPLWRLSLPNNLGPLDLPGEQLIDWAGAQRWLKSDVEHIHILAQELGGHATCFTHGASSSPFQPLAWTLLRYHRQLKAQLDPQGLFNPGRMYAEF, encoded by the coding sequence ATGGCTGACGTCGACGCCGCCAGCGCTCTGCTCGATCAGGTCAACGAGGCTCGGGCCAATGCCACGCCGCTGAAAATTCAGGGTGGCAACAGCAAAGCGTTTCTCGGCCGCGAGGTCGCCGGGGAAGTGCTCGACACCCGCGCCCACTGCGGCATCGTCCGTTATGAGCCTACCGAACTGGTGGTCACGGCGCGCGCCGGCACGCCTTTGTCCGAGCTGTTTGCAGCGCTGGATGCCGCCGGACAAATGCTGCCGTGCGAACCGCCGGCGTTCGGTGAAGGCGCGACAGTCGGCGGCATGATCGCCACCGGTTTGTCCGGGCCACGACGACCGTGGTCGGGCTCGGTGCGCGACTTCGTCCTTGGCACGCGGGTGATCACTGGCCTCGGTCAGCACCTGCGCTTCGGCGGCGAAGTGATGAAGAACGTCGCCGGTTATGACCTGTCGCGGTTGATGGCCGGCAGTTACGGCTGCCTCGGCGTGCTCACCGAAGTGTCGCTGAAAGTCCTGCCGAAACCACGCCAGTGTCTGAGCATTCGTCTCGATATGGACTGCTCGCTGGCACTGGCCAAGCTTGCCGAATGGGGTCAGCAACCGCTGCCGATCAGTGCCGCGTGTCACGATGGTCAGAGTCTGTATCTGCGGCTTGAAGGCGGCGAAGGTTCGGTGACGGCGGCGCATCAACGACTCGGTGGTGAGCCGCTGGATTCAGGGTTCTGGCGAGATCTGAATGAGCAGCGTCTAGCCTTTTTCAACGAAGGTCTGCCGCTGTGGCGCTTGTCGTTGCCGAACAATCTCGGGCCACTGGATCTGCCCGGCGAGCAACTGATCGACTGGGCCGGGGCACAACGCTGGCTGAAATCCGACGTTGAGCACATTCATATTCTCGCTCAGGAACTCGGCGGCCATGCCACCTGCTTCACCCACGGCGCCAGCTCTTCGCCATTCCAGCCGCTAGCCTGGACACTGCTGCGCTATCACCGACAACTCAAAGCGCAACTCGACCCGCAAGGGCTGTTCAACCCCGGGCGCATGTACGCGGAGTTCTAG
- a CDS encoding alpha/beta fold hydrolase produces the protein MLLLFVALAVFVAWSWLSYPAVGHWLYDLNMAIEAKLYKLHKIEVPIAEMTVSTWQGGPYEAASAILMLHGYSGEKNLWLRFSRHFVRQYRVIIPDLAGHGETGFKAGGGYDIPLQAKRMIQLLDVCGVEKVHVIGNSMGGYIAAWLAATYPDRIASMALIDPAGVTAPEVSDMERHLARGHNPFLINSREEFRQFYAMTMESPPWVPNLVLDAIAQRYEQQRDELEEIFRDFRASPPMEPKLPDIKCPALLLWGRKDRLIDVSSVPVWSKGIANLRVDVWDHVGHMPMVEQPGNTARLYREFLGSQK, from the coding sequence ATGCTTTTGCTGTTTGTCGCCCTCGCGGTTTTCGTGGCCTGGAGCTGGTTGAGTTATCCGGCGGTCGGTCATTGGCTGTACGACCTGAACATGGCCATCGAGGCCAAGTTGTACAAATTGCACAAGATCGAAGTGCCGATCGCCGAGATGACCGTCTCGACCTGGCAGGGCGGGCCGTATGAAGCGGCCAGCGCGATTCTGATGCTGCATGGCTACAGCGGCGAGAAGAACCTGTGGCTGCGCTTTTCCCGGCACTTTGTGCGCCAGTATCGGGTGATCATCCCGGACCTCGCCGGCCATGGTGAAACCGGCTTCAAGGCGGGCGGCGGTTATGACATTCCGCTGCAAGCCAAACGCATGATCCAGTTGCTCGACGTCTGCGGCGTGGAGAAAGTCCATGTGATCGGCAACTCGATGGGCGGCTACATCGCCGCGTGGCTGGCGGCGACTTATCCCGACCGCATCGCTTCGATGGCATTGATCGACCCGGCGGGCGTCACCGCGCCCGAGGTCAGCGACATGGAGCGGCATCTGGCGCGCGGGCATAACCCGTTTCTGATCAACTCCCGGGAAGAATTTCGCCAGTTTTACGCGATGACCATGGAGTCGCCACCGTGGGTGCCGAACCTGGTGCTGGACGCCATCGCCCAGCGCTACGAGCAACAACGCGATGAACTGGAAGAGATCTTCCGCGATTTTCGCGCCAGCCCGCCGATGGAGCCGAAACTGCCCGACATCAAGTGCCCGGCGCTGTTGCTCTGGGGGCGCAAGGATCGGCTGATCGATGTCAGCAGCGTGCCGGTGTGGAGCAAGGGCATCGCCAATTTGCGCGTGGATGTCTGGGATCATGTCGGGCACATGCCGATGGTTGAACAGCCGGGGAATACTGCACGCCTGTATCGTGAATTCCTCGGAAGCCAGAAATGA
- a CDS encoding VOC family protein, with protein MTVQPFVSPDLIRQRFSKAMSDMYREEVPLYGALMELVEQTNREVLARQPDIARQLDSTGEIQRLEMERHGAIRVGTATELATLARLFAVMGMQPVGYYDLTPAGVPVHSTAFRAVHEEALQVSPFRVFTSLLRLELIEDPQLRAFAESVLVKRSIFTSEALRLIEQAENACGLNESEAEAFVLQALETFRWHHSATVTAAQYQTLSAQHRLIADVVAFKGPHINHLTPRTLDIDRVQEQMPAHGITPKAVIEGPPRRQCPILLRQTSFKALDEPITFTDQNQTRGSHSARFGEIEQRGAALTPKGRALYDRLLNAARDELGDFPNEANAARYNALMAQHFGEFPDSVEGMREQGLAYFRYFATEKGQAAGGLGQSSLEDLLRDGHVKAEPLVYEDFLPVSAAGIFQSNLGDAAQAHYGEHSNRQAFEQALGRATIDELGLYAATQQRSIDDCLTQFAR; from the coding sequence ATGACCGTGCAGCCGTTCGTCAGCCCCGACCTGATCCGCCAACGCTTCTCCAAAGCGATGTCCGACATGTACCGCGAAGAAGTGCCGCTGTACGGCGCGCTGATGGAGTTGGTGGAACAGACCAACCGCGAAGTGCTTGCACGTCAGCCGGACATCGCCCGGCAACTCGATAGCACCGGCGAAATCCAACGGTTGGAAATGGAGCGCCATGGCGCCATTCGCGTCGGCACCGCGACGGAACTGGCCACCCTCGCCCGCCTGTTTGCGGTGATGGGCATGCAACCGGTGGGTTATTACGACCTGACCCCGGCGGGCGTACCGGTGCATTCGACGGCGTTTCGCGCGGTGCATGAAGAGGCGCTGCAAGTCAGCCCGTTTCGGGTGTTTACGTCGCTGTTGCGCCTGGAATTGATTGAAGATCCGCAACTGCGTGCCTTTGCCGAATCAGTGCTGGTCAAGCGTTCGATCTTTACCTCGGAGGCGTTGCGCCTGATCGAGCAGGCTGAAAACGCATGTGGACTGAATGAAAGCGAGGCCGAGGCATTCGTCCTACAGGCATTGGAAACCTTTCGCTGGCATCACAGCGCCACGGTTACTGCCGCGCAATACCAGACTTTAAGCGCCCAACACCGTTTGATCGCCGACGTCGTGGCGTTCAAAGGCCCGCACATCAATCACCTGACGCCGCGCACGCTGGACATCGACCGCGTCCAGGAACAGATGCCGGCCCATGGCATCACCCCGAAAGCCGTGATCGAAGGCCCGCCGCGCCGGCAATGCCCGATCCTGCTGCGCCAGACCAGTTTCAAAGCGCTGGACGAGCCGATCACCTTCACCGATCAAAACCAGACCCGTGGCAGTCACAGCGCGCGTTTCGGCGAAATCGAACAGCGCGGCGCGGCGCTCACGCCCAAAGGCCGGGCGCTGTATGACCGCTTGCTGAATGCCGCACGCGATGAACTCGGTGACTTCCCCAACGAAGCCAACGCCGCACGCTACAACGCGCTGATGGCTCAGCACTTTGGCGAGTTTCCTGACAGTGTCGAGGGTATGCGTGAACAAGGGTTGGCGTACTTTCGCTATTTCGCTACGGAAAAAGGGCAGGCTGCTGGAGGGCTTGGGCAGTCATCTCTGGAGGACTTGTTGCGCGATGGTCATGTGAAAGCGGAACCGTTGGTGTACGAAGATTTCCTGCCGGTGAGTGCAGCGGGGATTTTTCAGTCGAACCTAGGCGATGCGGCGCAGGCGCACTATGGCGAGCATTCCAATCGGCAGGCTTTTGAGCAGGCGCTGGGGCGCGCGACCATTGATGAGTTGGGGTTATATGCGGCGACGCAGCAGCGTTCGATCGATGATTGTCTGACACAATTTGCGCGTTGA
- a CDS encoding Hcp family type VI secretion system effector: MATPAYMSVTGEKQGLITAGAFTADSVGNTYQEGHEDQVMVQAFSHDVIIPRDPQSGQPTGQRVHKPVVITKVYDKASPLLQAALTSGERMSEIVIQWFRTSAQGTQEHYYTTKLEDAIIVAINNKMHNCQDPGNSHFTHLEEVQFTYRKITWTHEVSGTSGSDDWRAPVV, encoded by the coding sequence ATGGCAACACCAGCGTACATGTCGGTTACCGGCGAAAAACAAGGCCTGATCACTGCAGGCGCGTTCACCGCTGACTCCGTAGGCAACACCTACCAGGAAGGCCACGAAGACCAGGTTATGGTTCAGGCTTTCAGCCACGACGTGATCATCCCGCGTGACCCACAATCCGGTCAGCCAACCGGTCAGCGCGTTCACAAGCCAGTTGTGATCACCAAGGTCTACGACAAGGCTTCGCCTCTGCTGCAAGCTGCTCTGACCTCCGGCGAGCGCATGAGCGAAATCGTTATCCAGTGGTTCCGTACTTCTGCTCAAGGCACCCAAGAGCACTACTACACCACCAAACTGGAAGACGCGATCATCGTCGCCATCAACAACAAAATGCACAACTGCCAGGATCCAGGCAACTCGCACTTCACCCACCTGGAAGAAGTGCAGTTCACCTACCGTAAAATCACCTGGACCCACGAAGTATCCGGTACTTCGGGCTCCGATGACTGGCGTGCTCCAGTCGTTTAA
- a CDS encoding NAD(P)/FAD-dependent oxidoreductase, whose protein sequence is MHTYHVLIIGSGFGGQCAAVNLLKAGIDDFRLLERRDFFGGTWCQNTYPGAAVDVPSPLYSLSFAPYRWSQMFAGQAELQRYTEHVIEQFDLRKRVELQANVERVEWDATEKRWAVHTASKGTFYAQFLINATGPLSQPVIPHFPGRDRFQGKTFHTNNWDHSYDYRGKRVAIVGSGASAVQVIPAIAPQVEQLHLFQRTPHWVLPRADRQFGPLQRWLLGLKPAYKLLRWLIYWQFETRVIAFKYSKAAIHMVQQHALRFLKRQVPDPVLQEKLTPDFTIGCKRVLVSSTYYPALSRANVTLHTREQGIASIDETGINTQDGQHIDVDLIVWSTGYDATDGVISYPVSGKNAVQLREVWAQYPRAYLGTSLPDFPNLFIVTGPNTGIGHTSALFIIESQMNYILDCIRTVQAKGLRSIEVRRNAERTYTEMIHREMERTVWKSGGCHSWYQSKSGHVIAMFPGFSFSYHRLTRALKPADHILS, encoded by the coding sequence ATGCACACCTATCACGTGTTGATCATTGGCAGCGGTTTTGGCGGTCAATGTGCTGCGGTCAACCTGCTCAAGGCCGGGATCGACGATTTTCGCCTGCTGGAGCGACGGGACTTCTTTGGCGGCACCTGGTGCCAGAACACCTATCCCGGCGCGGCGGTGGACGTGCCGTCGCCGCTGTATTCGCTGTCGTTCGCGCCGTACCGCTGGTCGCAGATGTTCGCCGGACAGGCCGAACTGCAGCGCTACACCGAGCATGTGATCGAGCAGTTCGATTTGCGCAAACGCGTGGAGCTGCAAGCCAATGTCGAGCGCGTCGAATGGGACGCTACGGAAAAACGCTGGGCCGTGCATACCGCCAGCAAAGGCACCTTTTATGCGCAGTTCCTGATCAATGCCACCGGGCCGCTGAGCCAACCGGTCATCCCGCACTTTCCCGGCCGGGATCGCTTTCAAGGCAAGACGTTTCATACAAACAACTGGGATCACAGCTACGACTATCGCGGTAAACGCGTGGCGATTGTCGGCAGCGGCGCCAGTGCCGTGCAGGTGATTCCGGCGATTGCGCCGCAAGTCGAGCAACTGCACTTGTTCCAACGCACGCCGCATTGGGTGCTGCCCCGCGCTGATCGCCAGTTCGGGCCGCTGCAACGCTGGCTGCTCGGTCTGAAACCGGCCTACAAGCTGTTGCGCTGGCTGATTTACTGGCAATTCGAAACCCGGGTCATCGCCTTCAAATACTCGAAAGCGGCGATTCACATGGTCCAGCAGCACGCCCTGCGTTTTCTCAAACGCCAAGTGCCGGACCCGGTGCTGCAAGAAAAACTCACCCCGGACTTCACCATTGGCTGCAAACGGGTGCTGGTTTCCAGCACCTATTACCCGGCGCTGAGTCGCGCCAACGTCACCTTGCATACCCGCGAGCAAGGCATCGCTTCCATCGACGAAACCGGCATCAACACTCAGGACGGCCAGCACATCGATGTTGATCTGATCGTCTGGTCGACCGGTTACGACGCCACCGACGGGGTTATTTCCTACCCGGTCAGCGGAAAAAACGCCGTGCAACTCAGAGAGGTCTGGGCGCAATACCCGCGCGCGTATCTGGGCACCAGCCTGCCGGACTTCCCCAACCTGTTTATCGTCACCGGGCCCAACACCGGCATTGGGCACACCTCGGCGCTGTTCATCATCGAGTCGCAGATGAACTACATCCTCGACTGCATCCGCACCGTGCAGGCCAAAGGCCTGCGCAGCATCGAAGTGCGCCGTAACGCGGAACGTACCTACACTGAGATGATTCATCGGGAGATGGAGCGCACGGTATGGAAGTCCGGCGGCTGCCACAGTTGGTATCAAAGCAAGAGCGGTCATGTGATCGCGATGTTTCCCGGCTTCAGTTTCAGCTATCACCGCTTGACCCGAGCGCTGAAACCGGCCGACCACATTCTGTCCTGA